The Mauremys mutica isolate MM-2020 ecotype Southern chromosome 1, ASM2049712v1, whole genome shotgun sequence genome has a segment encoding these proteins:
- the LOC123366957 gene encoding olfactory receptor 51G2-like: MSAVNDTKLNSAVFFLTGIPGQEDIHLWISIPFCLMYVISIVGNSVILFIIKTDPSLHEPMYIFLSMLAITDLALSITSMPTILGMFLFNSREISLDACFAQVFFIHFLKCIESSVLVLMAFDRFTAICNPLRYASILTLPRIGKMGLVCVLRGVALILPLPFLLRRFRYCRSNVLSHCYCLNQDVMKMACSDIRVNSIYGLSVSAFTVWLDSMLIFLSYVMILKTVLSITSHAECLRALNTCVSHLCAVLLFYTPMIGLSMLHRFGEGSSLLLQIPLGYIHVLVPPVMNPIVYSVKSKHLRARIIRVFIK, encoded by the coding sequence ATGTCAGCTGTAAATGACACGAAATTGAACTCTGCAGTGTTCTTTCTCactgggatacctgggcaggaagacATCCATCTCTGGATTTCTATCCCCTTCTGCTTAATGTACGTTATTTCgatagtaggaaattcagtcattctcttcattataaaaacagatccaagcctccatgagcccatgtacattttcctctcCATGTTGGCCATCACAGACCTTGCCTTATCAATAACCAGCATGCCGACGATACTGGGCATGTTCTTGTTTAACTCTAGGGAGATCAGCCTCGATGCCTGTTTTGCCCAGGTGTTCTTCATCCACTTTCTTAAATGCATTGAATCCTCTGTGCTCGtgttgatggcctttgaccgcttcACTGCGATCTGTAACCCACTGAGATATGCTTCCATCTTAACCCTGCCGAGAATAGGCAAGATGGGACTGGTGTGTGTGCTAAGAGGGGTGGCTCTAATACTCCCGCTCCCTTTTCTCCTTCGACGGTTCCGATATTGTCGAtccaatgtcctctcccattgCTACTGCCTAAACCAGGACGTCATGAAGATGGCTTGTTCGGATATCAGAGTAAACAGCATCTATGGCTTGTCTGTTTCAGCCTTTACAGTGTGGTTGGACTCAATGCTCATCTTTctctcttatgtgatgatccTCAAGACAGTGCTGAGCATCACGTCCCATGCAGAGTGTCTTagggccctgaacacctgcgtctcccacctctgcgcTGTCCTGCTTTTCTACACGCCAATGATCGGCCTATCTATGTTACACAGATTTGGGGAGGGCTCTTCTCTCTTGCTTCAGATTCCCCTGGGCTATATCCACGTGCTCGTCCCGCCTGTGATGAATCCAATTGTGTACAgtgtgaaaagcaaacaccttcgtgcAAGGATAATCAGGGTGTTCATCAAGTGA
- the LOC123352329 gene encoding olfactory receptor 51G2-like gives MSAVNNTKLNSAVFLLTGFPGEEDVHIWISIPFCLMYVISIVGNSVILFIIKTDPSLHEPMYIFLSMLAITDLALSISTMPTTLGIFLFNSREISLDACFAQLFFIHLLECIESSVLLLMAFDRFIAIRNPLRYASILTLPRIGKMGLVCVLRGVAVILPLPFLLQRFQYCRSNVLSHCYCINQDVMKMACSDIRVNSIYGLSVALLTVGLDSLLIFLSYVMILKTVLRITTQVECLRALNTCVSHLCAVLLFYMPMIGLSMVHRFGEGSSHLLQILLGYVYLLIPPLMNPIVYSVKSKHLRERIIRVFIK, from the coding sequence atgtcagctgtcaatAACACTAAATTGAACTCTGCAGTGTTTCTTCTCACCGGGTTCCCAGGTGAGGAAGACGTCCATATCTGGATCTCTATCCCCTTCTGCTTAATGTATGTTATTTCgatagtaggaaattcagtcattctgttcattataaaaacagatccaagcctccatgagcccatgtacattttcctttccatgttggccatcACAGACCTTGCCTTATCGATATCCACCATGCCGACGACACTGGGTATATTCTTGTTTAACTCTAGGGAGATCAGCCTCGATGCCTGTTttgcccagctgttcttcatccacttGCTTGAATGCATTGAATCCTCTGTGCTCttgttgatggcctttgaccgcttcATCGCGATCCGTAACCCACTGAGATATGCCTCCATCTTAACTCTGCCAAGAATAGGCAAGATGGGACTGGTGTGTGTGCTAAGAGGGGTGGCTGTAATTCTCCCGCTCCCTTTTCTTCTTCAACGGTTCCAATATTGTCGAtccaatgtcctctcccattgCTACTGCATAAACCAGGACGTTATGAAGATGGCTTGTTCAGATATCAGAGTAAACAGTATCTATGGCTTGTCGGTTGCACTCTTGACGGTGGGATTGGACTCGctgctcatcttcctctcttatgtgatgatccTTAAAACAGTGCTGAGAATCACGACCCAAGTGGAGTGCCTCagggccctgaacacctgcgtctcccacctctgtgctgtCCTGCTTTTCTACATGCCAATGATCGGCCTTTCCATGGTACACAGATTCGGGGAGGGCTCTTCTCACTTGCTTCAGATTCTCCTGGGCTATGTCTACCTTCTTATCCCACCCCTGATGAACCCAATTGTGTACAgcgtgaaaagcaaacaccttcgtgAGAGGATAATCAGGGTGTTCATCAAGTGA